A stretch of DNA from Gammaproteobacteria bacterium:
GCTTGTGGCCGTTGACGGCTTGCTTAACGCGCTTGACCATAGTGTCCGTCACCTTGAAGTTCCGGCCTTCGATGCGGCTTACGTAGCCTTGACTCACGCCTAACCGCACGGCCAAATGTTCTTGCCTCAAGCCCGCCTCGACGCGCAGGACGCGAATGGGATTACGGATGAAGTCACCGACCGCGAACGGGACAAGCTCATCGTCGGCGCCATTTGCCTGCTCGCGCCCGGTCAAGGCCGCGTAATCCTCATAGCGCAGCACGGCGTAGGCCGGCTTGCCGTTCTCGTAGATGATTTGAACCTTCTTATTCATCAATAGACCTCGCGCCGGTGGCCAATGCGGATAATGCGAATCACGCGCGCGCGATCGTCGCGGTTGTACTTCACGCGGTAGCTGCCTACGCGTAACCGTAGCCGCGCGTCCGGATCGTTCGTCAGCCGCTTGATGTTCAGGCCAGGATCGCGCGGATTCGCGCCTAGCAGCCCGATATGCTCGGCGACCCGCTCGCGTACTCGCGTAGGCAGGCGTTCAAGCTCCCGATGCGCGCGCCGGGTAATCTCGATGCGATACCGGATCATCGGTCATATTATGACTTTTTATTACCGCAGGCTATCGCGGCCTAATGGTTTCGTCGATGAAGCGTGGGAGCGGCTGGAACATGGGGGCGCCACTGCCCGAAGTCGCCGCACCACTTCACTCGGCGCCTTGCTTGTACACCATGACGCCACACTAGCTCGCCGCGTTCGTCGTACACGGCCCAGAAGCGGCGCCCGTATTGCGTGATGGTCATATGGGCCATTCCGTGACCGTGGATTGCCCAAAGTCTCGACGCCGCTTAACCGGCGCGCAGCGGGACCACGTTTGAGCCGGTGGCGAGCGCGTCCAGATAATCGGCCCAGGCTTGCATCATCTTTCGTCGTTCGGCCAGGAACGCCGTGCGGTTGTAGGCGCGCCCGTTCGGATCGCGCACGGCATGCGCTAGCTGGTGTTCAATGAAGTCCGGACGCACATTCAGGACTTCATCCAGGATGGTGCGCGCCATCGCCCGAAACCCATGCCCGCATATCTCTTCGCCCGTGAATCCCAGGCGCCGCAGGCTTGCGTTTACCGTGTTCTCGCTCATGTAGCGGTCAGCAGTGCGCGCGCCAGGGAACACGTAACGTCCGGCGCCGGTCAGCGGGTGCAGCTCGCGCAAGATCGCCACGGCTTGTCTTGACAGCGGGACAATGTGCGGTTGTTTCATCTTCATGCGCTCGGCGGGAATGCGCCACTCGGCCGCGTTTAGGTCTAACTCAGCCCACACCGCCTTGCGGAGTTCGCCAGGCCGCACGAACGTCAGCGGCGCCAGACGCAGCGCGCAGCGAGTCACCAGCGATCCTTGATAGCCGGCTATCGCGCGCAGCAAGGCGCCTACGGCTTCAGGATCGGTAATCGCCGCAAGAT
This window harbors:
- a CDS encoding helix-turn-helix transcriptional regulator, yielding MNKKVQIIYENGKPAYAVLRYEDYAALTGREQANGADDELVPFAVGDFIRNPIRVLRVEAGLRQEHLAVRLGVSQGYVSRIEGRNFKVTDTMVKRVKQAVNGHKR
- a CDS encoding type II toxin-antitoxin system RelE/ParE family toxin — encoded protein: MRYRIEITRRAHRELERLPTRVRERVAEHIGLLGANPRDPGLNIKRLTNDPDARLRLRVGSYRVKYNRDDRARVIRIIRIGHRREVY
- a CDS encoding integrase arm-type DNA-binding domain-containing protein produces the protein MKLTDSAIRNSRPTEKPMKLIDGRGLFLLVAPSGGKWWRFRYRFEGKHKLLSLGTYPAVTLKDARVKRDEMRRLLAAGIDPGQARKAEKAARGDANSFEAVAREWIGKYAPTWAESHASKIIRRLERDVFPWIGARPVGHITAPELLAVVRRIEQRGALETAHRALRNSGQVFRYAVATGRAERDPAADLRGALPPVKAKHLAAITDPEAVGALLRAIAGYQGSLVTRCALRLAPLTFVRPGELRKAVWAELDLNAAEWRIPAERMKMKQPHIVPLSRQAVAILRELHPLTGAGRYVFPGARTADRYMSENTVNASLRRLGFTGEEICGHGFRAMARTILDEVLNVRPDFIEHQLAHAVRDPNGRAYNRTAFLAERRKMMQAWADYLDALATGSNVVPLRAG